The Mycolicibacterium smegmatis genome has a window encoding:
- a CDS encoding YibE/F family protein, whose product MAHSHSHSHSLSGPSPLGPLAARIVVGLLVAIGVVVIVGAALLWPSRQKVDIPLPYQNAAGGAVTTETGHVLSSTLTACGSPSVGAVLTSDPVSSPGDAGQCVQNLVAIDSGPNKGARTLLEFSGGPGQPNLVAGDDVRLSRQVDASGATSYAFYDYERTWPLIALAAVFAVVVVAVARWRGLRALIGIVVAFGVLVVFLLPALRDGASAVPVSLVASAVILYAVIYLAHGVSLRTSAALLGTLTALFLAALLSWAAIELAHLTGLAEDQNNDVAAYMGNVSITGLLLAGFIIGSLGVLNDVTVTQASAVFELAEAGGTRRSIFVGAMRVGRDHIASTVYTLVLAYAGSALPLLLLFSVANRSLGDVLTSENVAVEVARSAVGGIALALSVPLTTGIAAVLATPSVASPAR is encoded by the coding sequence GTGGCGCATTCGCATTCCCACTCGCACTCGCTGAGTGGTCCGTCCCCGCTCGGCCCGCTGGCCGCCAGGATCGTGGTCGGTCTGCTGGTGGCGATCGGTGTCGTCGTGATCGTGGGCGCTGCCCTGCTGTGGCCGAGCCGGCAGAAGGTCGACATCCCCCTGCCGTACCAGAACGCCGCGGGCGGTGCAGTGACCACCGAGACCGGCCACGTGCTGTCCAGCACGCTGACCGCGTGCGGCAGTCCCTCGGTGGGCGCGGTGCTGACCTCCGATCCGGTGTCGTCGCCCGGCGACGCCGGGCAGTGCGTGCAGAACCTGGTGGCCATCGATTCCGGCCCCAACAAGGGCGCCAGGACACTGCTGGAGTTCAGCGGCGGCCCGGGTCAGCCGAACCTGGTCGCCGGCGACGACGTCCGGTTGAGCCGCCAGGTCGATGCGAGCGGTGCGACCAGTTACGCGTTCTACGACTACGAGCGGACGTGGCCGCTGATCGCGCTGGCGGCCGTGTTCGCGGTGGTGGTCGTGGCGGTCGCGCGCTGGCGTGGTCTACGCGCGCTGATCGGCATCGTGGTCGCGTTCGGGGTGCTGGTGGTGTTCCTGCTCCCTGCGCTGCGCGACGGCGCCTCGGCGGTCCCGGTGTCACTCGTGGCCTCGGCCGTGATCCTCTACGCGGTGATCTATCTGGCGCACGGGGTGAGCCTGCGGACCAGCGCGGCCCTGCTGGGCACCCTGACAGCGTTGTTCCTGGCTGCCCTGCTGTCCTGGGCGGCAATCGAATTGGCGCACCTGACGGGTCTGGCCGAGGACCAGAACAATGACGTCGCGGCATACATGGGCAATGTGTCCATCACCGGTCTGCTGCTCGCGGGCTTCATCATCGGCTCGCTCGGCGTCCTCAACGACGTCACGGTCACGCAGGCCTCGGCCGTGTTCGAACTCGCCGAGGCGGGCGGCACACGCCGCAGCATCTTCGTCGGCGCCATGCGCGTGGGCCGCGACCACATCGCCAGCACGGTCTATACCCTGGTGCTCGCCTACGCCGGCAGCGCGTTGCCGCTGCTGTTGCTGTTCAGCGTGGCCAACCGGTCGCTGGGTGATGTGCTGACCAGTGAGAACGTGGCCGTCGAGGTCGCCCGGTCGGCCGTCGGCGGTATCGCGCTGGCCCTGTCGGTGCCGTTGACCACGGGCATCGCCGCCGTGCTGGCGACACCGTCTGTCGCGTCCCCGGCGCGCTGA
- a CDS encoding FAD binding domain-containing protein — protein MKAFGYHVATSPADAVATLAGHPGAAYLAGGTNLVDHMKLGVAEPDLLVDVSRLDLDQISVTDDGAVRIGANVRNSDLAADPVIRSHYPVLARALLSGASGQLRNAATTAGNLLQRTRCVYFQDVTTPCNKREPGSGCAALGGYARYHAILGASEHCVAVHPSDMAVAMSALDATVVVQGPDGQRRLPIDDFHRLPGDEPQRDTTLQHAELITAVELPPPPVGAVSDYRKVRDRASYAFALVSVAAELTFTDTRQISSARIALGGVAHKPWRARRAESVLIGDQPSDETFIAAADAELNAAEPLPGNEFKVELARRTLVAQLRMLTARRQQ, from the coding sequence ATGAAGGCCTTCGGATACCACGTCGCCACCAGCCCCGCCGACGCGGTGGCCACGCTCGCCGGGCATCCCGGCGCGGCCTATCTGGCCGGCGGCACCAACCTGGTGGACCACATGAAACTCGGTGTGGCCGAACCGGATCTGCTGGTCGACGTGAGCCGGCTGGACCTCGACCAGATCTCGGTGACCGACGACGGCGCGGTCCGCATCGGCGCCAACGTCCGCAACAGCGACCTTGCGGCCGATCCGGTGATCCGCTCGCATTACCCGGTGCTGGCTCGTGCGTTGCTGTCCGGCGCGTCGGGCCAGTTGCGCAACGCGGCGACGACGGCGGGAAATCTGTTGCAGCGCACCCGATGTGTCTACTTCCAGGACGTCACCACACCGTGCAACAAGCGTGAACCGGGCAGCGGTTGCGCGGCGCTCGGCGGTTACGCGCGCTACCACGCGATCCTCGGCGCCTCCGAACACTGCGTCGCGGTGCACCCGTCCGACATGGCCGTCGCCATGAGCGCCCTCGACGCGACGGTGGTGGTGCAGGGACCCGACGGCCAGCGACGCCTGCCCATCGACGATTTCCACCGCCTGCCCGGTGACGAACCCCAGCGCGACACCACGTTGCAGCACGCCGAACTCATCACGGCGGTCGAATTGCCCCCACCACCGGTCGGCGCGGTGTCGGACTACCGCAAGGTGCGTGACCGGGCGTCGTACGCGTTCGCCCTCGTGTCGGTCGCGGCCGAACTCACGTTCACCGACACCCGGCAGATCTCCTCGGCGCGCATCGCTCTGGGCGGGGTCGCGCACAAACCGTGGCGGGCCCGGCGCGCCGAGAGCGTGCTGATCGGGGACCAGCCCTCCGACGAGACGTTCATCGCCGCGGCCGACGCCGAGCTCAACGCCGCCGAACCTCTGCCCGGCAACGAGTTCAAGGTCGAGTTGGCGCGGCGCACGCTCGTCGCTCAATTGCGCATGCTCACCGCACGGAGGCAGCAGTGA
- a CDS encoding cytochrome P450, whose protein sequence is MRERLRWMALHGFVRSMATLGLRRGDPQARLIADPVVRADPTTFADQMRKQGPVIRGRVVLLTFDHAVAFDLLRSDDFQVSQLGANLPKPLRWIADKTNPGLLHPIEPPSLLSIEPPDHTRMRKLVSSVFTTRAVATLRERVEQTAHELLDGLEAESGVVDIVERYCAQLPVAVIGDILGVPEPDRPNILRYGELGAPSLDIGLSWSQYQQVNEGIIGFETWLNRHLRTLRRDPGDDLLSQIITASESGATGEPLTDRELKALAGLVLAAGFETTVNLLGNGIRMLLDHREHLETLAARPDVWPNAVEEILRLDSPVQMTARAAVRDVDVAGTAVGRDELVVLHIAGANRDPKVFDDPHRFDIERDNAGRHLSFSGGRHFCLGAALARAEGEVGLRAFFDRFPDARLAGDPVRRDTRVLRGWSTLPIALGKARAAVGS, encoded by the coding sequence ATGCGGGAACGACTCCGGTGGATGGCGTTGCACGGCTTCGTTCGGAGCATGGCCACACTCGGTCTGCGTCGCGGTGATCCGCAGGCCCGGCTGATCGCCGACCCGGTCGTGCGTGCGGATCCCACGACGTTCGCCGACCAGATGCGCAAGCAGGGCCCGGTGATCCGCGGCCGCGTGGTGCTGCTGACGTTCGACCACGCGGTGGCGTTCGACCTGCTGCGCTCCGACGACTTCCAGGTGAGCCAGCTCGGCGCGAACCTGCCGAAACCGCTGCGCTGGATCGCCGACAAGACCAACCCGGGCCTGCTGCACCCGATCGAACCGCCATCGCTGCTGTCGATCGAGCCGCCCGACCACACCCGCATGCGCAAGCTCGTGTCCTCGGTGTTCACCACGCGCGCGGTGGCCACGCTGCGCGAACGTGTGGAGCAGACCGCGCACGAGCTGCTCGACGGATTGGAGGCCGAGTCGGGTGTGGTCGACATCGTCGAGCGGTACTGTGCGCAGCTTCCCGTCGCGGTGATCGGCGACATCCTCGGCGTGCCCGAACCCGACCGGCCCAACATCCTGCGCTACGGCGAACTCGGCGCGCCGAGCCTCGACATCGGCCTGTCCTGGAGCCAGTACCAGCAGGTCAACGAGGGCATCATCGGGTTCGAGACGTGGCTCAACCGGCACCTGCGCACCCTGCGCCGCGACCCGGGGGACGACCTGCTGAGCCAGATCATCACCGCGTCCGAAAGCGGGGCCACCGGTGAGCCGCTGACCGACCGCGAGCTCAAGGCGCTGGCCGGCCTGGTACTCGCGGCCGGCTTCGAGACCACCGTGAACCTGCTGGGCAACGGCATCCGGATGCTGCTGGACCACCGCGAGCACCTGGAGACTCTCGCGGCGCGTCCCGACGTGTGGCCCAACGCGGTCGAGGAGATCCTGCGGCTGGACTCTCCGGTGCAGATGACCGCCCGCGCGGCCGTGCGCGACGTCGACGTCGCCGGCACCGCCGTCGGGCGCGACGAACTGGTGGTGCTGCACATCGCGGGCGCCAACCGCGACCCCAAGGTCTTCGACGACCCGCACCGCTTCGACATCGAACGCGACAACGCCGGGCGGCACCTGTCGTTCTCGGGTGGGCGCCACTTCTGCCTGGGTGCGGCGCTGGCCCGCGCCGAGGGCGAGGTGGGTCTGCGGGCGTTCTTCGACCGCTTTCCCGACGCCCGGCTGGCCGGTGACCCGGTCCGTCGCGACACGCGGGTGCTGCGCGGGTGGTCGACTCTCCCGATTGCGCTCGGAAAGGCGCGCGCGGCGGTAGGTTCATGA
- a CDS encoding UDP-glucose dehydrogenase family protein has product MRCTVFGTGYLGATHAAGMAELGHEVIGVDIDPGKVAKLASGDIPFYEPGLRKVLNDNLSAGRLRFTTDYDEAADFADVHFLGVGTPQKKGEYGADLRHVHAVIDTLVPRLRRNAVIVGKSTVPVGTAADLAQRAALLAPPGVDVEIAWNPEFLREGFAVHDTLHPDRVVLGVQPGSTRAEAAVRDLYGPLIADGVPFLVTDLQTAELVKVAANAFLATKISFINAISEVCEAADADVTVLADALGHDPRIGRRFLNAGLGFGGGCLPKDIRAFMARAGELGANHALTFLREVDSINMRRRTAMVELATRACGGSLLGANIAVLGAAFKPESDDVRDSPALNVAGMLQLNGATVNVYDPKAVENSRRLFPTLTYATTVAEACERADAVLVLTEWSEFVDLDPAALDGTVRAKVVVDGRNCLDIDRWRRAGWRVYALGRRVEKQTVRQL; this is encoded by the coding sequence ATGCGATGCACAGTGTTCGGCACCGGCTATCTGGGCGCGACCCACGCCGCGGGAATGGCCGAACTCGGCCATGAGGTCATCGGGGTCGACATCGACCCCGGCAAGGTGGCCAAACTGGCCTCCGGCGACATCCCGTTCTACGAACCCGGCCTGCGAAAAGTCCTGAACGACAACCTTTCCGCGGGCCGGTTGCGGTTCACCACCGACTACGACGAGGCCGCCGACTTCGCCGACGTGCACTTCCTGGGGGTGGGCACCCCGCAGAAGAAGGGCGAGTACGGCGCCGACCTGCGCCACGTGCACGCCGTCATCGACACGCTGGTGCCGCGTCTGCGGCGCAACGCGGTGATCGTCGGCAAGTCCACCGTGCCCGTCGGCACCGCGGCCGATCTCGCGCAGCGCGCCGCGCTGCTCGCCCCGCCCGGCGTCGACGTCGAGATCGCCTGGAACCCCGAGTTCCTGCGCGAGGGCTTCGCGGTGCACGACACGCTGCATCCCGACCGCGTGGTGCTCGGCGTGCAACCTGGCTCGACGCGCGCGGAAGCCGCGGTGCGTGACCTGTACGGGCCGCTGATCGCCGACGGAGTGCCGTTTCTGGTGACCGATCTGCAGACCGCCGAGCTGGTCAAGGTCGCGGCGAACGCGTTTCTGGCGACCAAGATCTCGTTCATCAACGCCATCTCGGAGGTGTGTGAGGCCGCTGACGCCGACGTGACCGTGCTGGCCGACGCGCTGGGCCACGACCCCCGCATCGGGCGGCGATTCCTCAACGCCGGGTTGGGTTTCGGCGGCGGCTGCCTGCCCAAGGATATCCGTGCGTTCATGGCGCGCGCCGGGGAACTCGGCGCCAACCACGCGCTGACGTTCCTGCGCGAGGTCGACAGCATCAACATGCGCAGGCGCACCGCGATGGTCGAACTGGCCACCCGCGCCTGCGGCGGTTCGCTGCTGGGCGCCAACATCGCGGTGCTGGGTGCGGCGTTCAAACCCGAATCCGACGACGTGCGCGACTCCCCGGCGCTCAACGTCGCGGGCATGCTGCAACTCAACGGCGCCACGGTCAACGTGTACGACCCCAAGGCCGTCGAGAACTCGCGACGGCTTTTCCCCACCCTGACCTATGCGACGACGGTGGCCGAGGCGTGCGAACGCGCCGATGCGGTGCTGGTGCTCACCGAATGGTCCGAATTCGTCGACCTTGACCCCGCGGCGCTGGACGGCACGGTGCGCGCCAAAGTCGTTGTGGACGGCCGCAACTGCCTGGACATCGACCGCTGGCGGCGAGCCGGCTGGCGGGTGTACGCGTTGGGCCGCCGTGTGGAGAAACAGACCGTGCGGCAGTTGTAG
- a CDS encoding nuclear transport factor 2 family protein, protein MTTSEIATVLAWHDALNDKDFDTLVSLSSDDIEVGDTSGAVQGNAALRRWAEAAGISVTPGRMYVHDGVVVAEQTITRADGSTAAGASAFRVVRDHVTSVFRHDDLASALAATDLDEDDLAG, encoded by the coding sequence ATGACCACATCCGAGATCGCGACGGTTCTGGCCTGGCACGACGCGCTCAACGACAAGGACTTCGACACCCTGGTCTCCTTGTCCAGCGACGACATCGAGGTCGGCGACACGTCCGGCGCCGTCCAGGGTAACGCGGCGTTGCGCCGGTGGGCCGAAGCGGCAGGCATCAGCGTCACCCCGGGCCGGATGTACGTCCACGACGGTGTCGTGGTGGCCGAGCAGACGATCACCCGCGCCGACGGCAGCACCGCAGCCGGCGCCTCGGCGTTCCGTGTGGTGCGCGACCACGTCACGTCGGTGTTCCGCCACGACGACCTGGCCTCGGCGCTGGCCGCGACCGACCTCGATGAGGACGATCTGGCCGGCTGA
- a CDS encoding pyridoxal phosphate-dependent aminotransferase translates to MERVTTHQLPWQSTGEHRKPRTFTQSTKLQDVLYEIRGPVHEHASRLEAEGHRILKLNIGNPAPFGFEAPDVIMRDIIQALPTAQGYSDSKGILSARRAVFTRYELVEGFPKFDVDDVYLGNGVSELITMTLQALLDNGDQVLIPAPDYPLWTASTSLAGGTPVHYLCDETQGWNPDVADIESKITERTKAIVVINPNNPTGAVYSRETLEQIVDLARKHQLLLLADEIYDKILYDDAKHISLATLAPDLLCLTFNGLSKAYRVAGYRSGWLVITGPKEHATSFIEGISLLANMRLCPNVPAQHAIQVALGGHQSIDALVLPGGRLLEQRDVAWEKLNEIPGVSCVKPRGALYAFPRLDPEVYDIHDDEQLVLDLLLQEKILLTQGTGFNWPTPDHLRIVTLPWARDLASAIERLGNFLASYRQ, encoded by the coding sequence ATGGAACGCGTGACTACCCACCAGTTGCCGTGGCAGAGCACCGGGGAACACCGGAAGCCGCGGACGTTCACCCAGTCCACGAAGCTGCAGGACGTCCTGTACGAGATCCGTGGGCCGGTACACGAGCACGCCTCACGGCTGGAAGCTGAAGGGCATCGCATCCTCAAGCTGAACATCGGCAACCCCGCGCCGTTCGGGTTCGAGGCCCCCGACGTCATCATGCGGGACATCATCCAGGCCCTGCCGACCGCGCAGGGCTATTCAGACTCCAAGGGAATCCTCAGCGCCCGGCGCGCCGTTTTCACGCGCTACGAGCTGGTCGAGGGCTTCCCCAAGTTCGACGTCGACGACGTCTACCTGGGCAACGGCGTCTCCGAGCTCATCACCATGACGCTGCAGGCGCTGCTGGACAACGGCGACCAGGTGCTCATCCCGGCACCCGACTACCCGCTGTGGACGGCGTCGACCTCGCTGGCCGGCGGCACCCCGGTGCACTACCTGTGCGACGAGACGCAGGGCTGGAACCCCGACGTCGCCGACATCGAATCGAAGATCACCGAACGCACCAAGGCGATCGTGGTGATCAACCCGAACAACCCGACGGGCGCGGTGTACAGCCGCGAAACCCTCGAGCAGATCGTCGACCTGGCGCGCAAACATCAGCTGCTGCTGCTGGCCGACGAGATCTACGACAAGATCCTCTACGACGACGCCAAGCACATCTCACTGGCGACGTTGGCGCCTGACCTACTCTGTTTGACTTTCAACGGGCTGTCGAAGGCCTACCGGGTGGCCGGCTACCGGTCGGGGTGGCTGGTGATCACCGGCCCCAAGGAGCACGCCACCAGTTTCATCGAGGGCATCAGCCTGCTGGCCAACATGCGCCTGTGCCCGAATGTCCCCGCGCAGCACGCCATCCAGGTGGCCCTGGGCGGACACCAGAGCATCGACGCGTTGGTGCTGCCCGGCGGGCGGCTGCTCGAACAGCGTGACGTGGCGTGGGAGAAGCTCAACGAGATCCCCGGGGTGTCGTGCGTGAAGCCGCGCGGTGCGCTGTACGCGTTCCCCCGGTTGGACCCCGAGGTGTACGACATCCACGACGACGAGCAGCTGGTCCTCGACCTGCTGCTGCAGGAGAAGATCCTGCTGACCCAGGGCACCGGGTTCAACTGGCCCACACCCGATCACCTGCGCATCGTGACGTTGCCGTGGGCGCGCGATCTGGCCTCGGCGATCGAGCGGCTGGGGAACTTCCTGGCGAGCTACCGTCAGTAG
- a CDS encoding maleylpyruvate isomerase family mycothiol-dependent enzyme, translated as MDFRAALLDQTRAFGELIASGDPDTPVPTCPDWTLRQLLRHVGRGNRWAAQIISDRLSQELDPRQVRDGKPPDDPQGAIEWLNAGAALIVKAVDQVGSEARVWTFLGPRPAGWWIRRRANEVAVHRADAAIALGADYDLPLELAADAISEWLERTCVEAKRHHRVPLAFGQSVHLHATDDGLGPTGEWTLVNDEDGVGWSHDHGKGSVALRGPAKDLLLAITGRRTPADLGLEVFGDTEVWDKMLAAAPF; from the coding sequence GTGGATTTCCGAGCCGCTCTGCTCGACCAGACCCGCGCCTTCGGAGAGCTGATCGCCTCCGGCGATCCTGACACGCCCGTCCCCACCTGCCCGGACTGGACGTTGCGTCAGCTTCTCCGACATGTTGGACGCGGAAACCGTTGGGCCGCACAGATAATCAGTGACCGACTCTCACAGGAACTGGACCCGCGCCAGGTTCGTGACGGTAAACCGCCCGACGACCCCCAGGGGGCCATCGAATGGCTCAACGCCGGCGCGGCCCTGATCGTCAAGGCCGTCGACCAGGTGGGCTCCGAGGCCCGCGTCTGGACGTTCCTGGGGCCACGGCCCGCCGGCTGGTGGATCCGGCGCCGGGCCAACGAGGTCGCGGTGCACCGCGCCGACGCCGCGATCGCGCTGGGCGCCGACTACGACCTGCCTCTCGAACTGGCCGCCGACGCGATCAGCGAATGGCTTGAGCGCACATGCGTCGAAGCCAAGCGCCACCACCGGGTTCCGCTGGCGTTCGGCCAGAGCGTGCACCTGCACGCCACCGACGACGGCCTGGGCCCGACGGGCGAGTGGACCCTGGTCAACGACGAGGACGGCGTGGGCTGGTCGCACGACCACGGCAAGGGTTCGGTGGCCCTGCGCGGCCCCGCCAAAGACCTGCTGCTGGCCATCACCGGCCGTCGCACCCCGGCCGACCTGGGTCTCGAGGTGTTCGGCGACACGGAGGTCTGGGACAAGATGCTGGCCGCCGCGCCGTTCTGA
- a CDS encoding 2Fe-2S iron-sulfur cluster-binding protein, translated as MSQPDHTSHVTLEVDGARRELTVDNRVTLLDALREHLQVTAPKKGCDHGQCGSCTVLLDGRRVTTCLTFAVAADGARITTAAGLGLNDELHPVAQAFCDEDAFQCGYCTPGQICSAVGMFDEVKAGAPSFVADDLDAPPVLSEREIRERMSGNLCRCAAYPNIVAAIERAANR; from the coding sequence GTGAGCCAGCCCGATCACACCTCCCACGTCACGCTCGAGGTCGACGGCGCGCGCCGTGAACTGACCGTCGACAACCGCGTGACGCTGCTCGACGCGCTACGTGAACACCTGCAGGTCACCGCACCGAAGAAAGGTTGCGACCACGGCCAGTGCGGGTCCTGCACCGTCCTGCTCGACGGACGTCGCGTCACGACGTGCCTGACCTTCGCGGTCGCCGCCGACGGCGCCCGCATCACCACCGCGGCCGGTCTCGGCCTGAACGACGAACTGCATCCGGTGGCGCAGGCCTTCTGCGACGAGGATGCCTTCCAGTGCGGATATTGCACGCCCGGCCAGATCTGTTCGGCCGTCGGCATGTTCGATGAGGTCAAGGCCGGCGCGCCGAGTTTCGTCGCCGACGACCTCGACGCTCCCCCGGTGCTCAGCGAGCGGGAGATCCGCGAACGCATGAGCGGCAACCTGTGCCGCTGCGCGGCGTACCCGAACATTGTCGCGGCGATCGAACGTGCGGCGAACCGATGA